From the Lathyrus oleraceus cultivar Zhongwan6 chromosome 4, CAAS_Psat_ZW6_1.0, whole genome shotgun sequence genome, one window contains:
- the LOC127136643 gene encoding uncharacterized protein LOC127136643, with the protein MDFGRRRTQKYTSKSHRLEDIRELGDLVADPIGVKDRYGRLLSLLKTNMTNGILATLVQFYDPLYHCFTFSDYQLMPTLKEYSYLLGLPISDQIPFSGLKEIPKVKVISEATHLKMSDIKAHMITKGGILGLPTKFLMDKARYFASMKSMDAFKAILALLIYGLFLFPNVDNFVVNAIKIFLMGNPVPTLLADTYHSIHIRNSYSGGMIICCVPLLYKWLISHLPQSTAFWDLKDEYRRQLGYPMKDKPSNILLEGLFFKEGKYKKALKEKIVHAWCHVHKKRREVLGKPNYVSLEPYLQWVQAKAIKLKMPYPFHGPFPIAAREPTLIFMTDAEKLRIALTKVPRERDTWKNKNQFVNNENEELQKHLKKKNEEDLASKKRKV; encoded by the exons ATGGATTTTGGAAGAAGAAGAACTCAAAAGTACACTTCCAAGAGTCATAGGCTAGAAGATATAAGAGAACTAGGGGATTTGGTTGCTGATCCAATAGGTGTCAAGGATAGATATGGGAGACTTCTGTCACTATTGAAGACCAACATGACAAATGGAATTCTTGCTACACTAgtccagttctatgatccatTGTATCATTGTTTCACCTTTTCAGATTACCAGCTTATGCCCACACTAAAGGAGTATTCCTATTTGCTTGGATTACCTATTTCTGATCAGATCCCATTTTctggattgaaggagattcctAAGGTTAAAGTTATTTCTGAAGCTACTCATTTGAAGATGTCTGATATTAAAGCTCATATGATCACCAAgggaggtattcttgggttgcCAACTAAGTTTCTGATGGATAAAGCTCGTTACTTTGCTAGTATGAAGAGTATGGATGCTTTCAAGGCTATTCTTGCcttgctcatttatggattgtTCCTCTTTCCTAATGTTGACAACTTTGTTGTtaatgctattaagatattctTGATGGGAAATCCGGTTCCAACTCTACTTGCAGATACCTACCATTCCATTCATATCAGAAACTCTTATAGTGGGGGGATGATTATATGTTGTGTGCCTTTGCTTTACAAGTGGcttatttctcacttgcctcagtCTACTGCTTTTTGGGATCTTAAGGATG AATATCGTCGTCAGCTTGGATATCCTATGAAAGATAAACCAAGCAATATCCTTTTGGAAGGCCTCTTCTTTAAAGAAGGTAAATATAAAAAAGCCCTTAAGGAGAAGATTGTGCATGCCTGGTGTCATGTCCATAAAAAGAGGAGAGAAGTTCTAGGGAAGCCAAACTATGTTTCTTTGGAGCCTTATCTTCAATGGGTACAAGCTAAGGCTATCaagttgaagatgccttatcctttCCATGGGCCTTTTCCTATAGCCGCTAGAGAGCCTACTTTGATTTTCATGACTGATGCGGAGAAACTTCGGATTGCTTTGACCAAGGTACCACGAGAAAGGGACACTTGGAAGAACAAAAACCAGTTTGTCAATAATGAGAATGAAGAACTCCAAAAGcatttgaagaagaagaatgaaGAGGATCTTGCCAGCAAGAAGAGAAAGGTGtaa